In the genome of Pseudorasbora parva isolate DD20220531a chromosome 10, ASM2467924v1, whole genome shotgun sequence, one region contains:
- the LOC137090945 gene encoding leucine-rich repeat and fibronectin type-III domain-containing protein 2, with amino-acid sequence MAKVLCCLLLLGSAVMMTTACPKYCVCQNLSESLGTLCPSKGLLFVPPDIDRRTVELRLGGNYIIKISQQDFTNMTGLVDLTLSRNTISFIQPFSFVDLETLRSLHLDSNRLTELGPDALRGLVNLQHLILNNNQLTHISKEAFDDLLLTLEDLDLSYNNLRGVPWEAIRKMLNIHQLSLDHNLISHIAEGTFTDLEKLARLDLTSNRLQKLPPDPIFARSQSNMVLSTPFAPILSLSFGGNPLHCNCEILWLRRLEREDDMETCASPPNLKGRYFWYVREEEFVCEPPLITQHTHKLLVLEGQTASLRCKAVGDPMPFIHWVAPDDKLISNSSRATVYENGTLDIMVTTSKDYGTFTCIAANAAGESTASIELSIIQLPHLSNGTNRTSQPKSRLSDITSSTKTGKGETKVQPEQVVSVSEVTAISALIKWTVSKVAPKVKMYQLQYNCSEDDVLIYRMIPAISKSFLVNNLMPGMQYDLCVLAIWEDTATTLTATNIVGCVQFETSDEYPRCQSLHSQFLGGTMILVIGGVIVATLLVFIVILMVRYKVNSGLQVAKLVTVSNTYSQTNGRPQAAQRLNNGAPTPQAPKTVVVMRDEVVEFKCGSLQSSISSSSSSSADSLGSEKVESYNRHGDSNTLPHRWKQSSSKARPNLDNLLGAFASLDLRVPARDPGGPSSSGTMAMGMRPPTDKEPLLGRGDSKPGKLVMLPSENKPKRSHSFDMGDFGASQCLSYPRRISNIWTKRSLSVNGMLLQCDESEGEGEKATFDSSEWVMESTV; translated from the exons ATGGCCAAAGTGCTCTGCTGCCTCCTCCTCCTGGGAAGCGCAGTGATGATGACCACCGCCTGCCCTAAATATTGTGTCTGTCAGAACTTATCAGAGTCCTTGGGCACATTGTGCCCATCCAAAGGTCTGCTGTTTGTGCCTCCCGACATTGACAGAAGAACCGTGGAATTACGTCTGGGAGGAAATTACATCATCAAAATTAGCCAGCAGGACTTCACCAACATGACGGGCCTTGTGGACCTCACACTGTCACGAAACACCATCAGCTTCATCCAGCCCTTCTCCTTTGTAGATCTTGAAACCCTGCGTTCGCTGCACCTGGACAGTAACCGGTTAACAGAGCTTGGCCCAGATGCCCTTCGAGGCTTGGTGAACTTGCAACACCTCATCCTAAACAACAACCAGCTGACTCATATCTCCAAAGAAGCTTTCGATGATCTGCTGCTCACCTTGGAGGACCTAGATCTCTCCTACAACAACCTCCGAGGCGTCCCCTGGGAGGCCATTCGCAAAATGCTTAACATACACCAACTAAGCCTGGACCACAACCTCATCAGCCACATTGCTGAGGGCACTTTTACAGATCTTGAAAAGCTGGCAAGGCTGGATCTTACATCGAACCGTCTCCAGAAGCTTCCGCCAGATCCCATTTTTGCTCGGTCACAAAGCAACATGGTTCTTAGTACACCCTTTGCCCCAATCCTGTCTCTCAGCTTTGGTGGGAATCCTCTTCACTGTAACTGTGAGATTCTGTGGTTGCGGCGTCTAGAGCGGGAGGACGATATGGAAACATGCGCCTCCCCTCCAAATCTGAAGGGTCGCTACTTTTGGTATGTTCGAGAGGAAGAGTTTGTCTGTGAACCACCGTTAATTACCCAGCACACCCATAAGCTTTTGGTCCTGGAGGGACAGACGGCCAGTTTACGCTGCAAGGCTGTGGGTGACCCTATGCCTTTCATACACTGGGTGGCTCCAGATGACAAACTAATCAGTAACTCATCCAGGGCCACAGTGTATGAAAATGGTACTTTAGACATAATGGTCACCACCTCTAAGGATTACGGGACATTTACTTGCATTGctgcaaacgcagcaggagAATCAACAGCCTCAATTGAGCTCTCCATTATCCAGCTTCCCCACCTTAGCAATGGAACTAATCGCACATCTCAGCCAAAGTCCAGACTATCTGACATCACCAGCTCCACTAAAACCGGTAAAGGGGAGACCAAAGTCCAACCAGAACAGGTAGTGTCAGTGTCAGAGGTCACCGCGATCTCTGCTCTGATCAAGTGGACGGTTAGCAAAGTGGCACCCAAAGTCAAAATGTACCAGCTCCAATACAACTGTTCAGAGGATGATGTCCTGATTTACAG GATGATTCCGGCGATCAGCAAATCCTTCTTGGTCAACAACCTGATGCCAGGGATGCAGTATGACCTGTGTGTGTTGGCCATCTGGGAAGACACGGCCACCACACTCACCGCCACTAACATTGTCGGCTGTGTGCAATTCGAGACAAGTGATGAGTACCCCCGCTGCCAATCATTGCACAGTCAGTTTCTAGGAGGAACCATGATCTTGGTGATTGGCGGGGTGATCGTGGCCACTCTGTTGGTCTTCATCGTCATCCTTATGGTCCGCTATAAAGTGAACAGCGGTTTGCAGGTTGCAAAGTTAGTGACGGTGAGCAACACCTACTCCCAGACCAACGGACGGCCGCAGGCCGCGCAGCGACTTAACAACGGCGCTCCTACACCACAGGCTCCGAAGACTGTGGTGGTGATGCGAGATGAAGTGGTGGAGTTTAAGTGTGGCTCCTTGCAGAGTAGCATCTCatcctcttcttcctcctcgGCTGACTCCCTTGGAAGCGAGAAAGTCGAGTCCTACAACCGACATGGGGATTCTAACACCTTGCCCCACCGGTGGAAGCAGTCGTCAAGCAAAGCACGGCCGAACCTGGATAACCTACTTGGGGCATTTGCCTCTCTGGACCTGAGGGTTCCCGCAAGAGATCCGGGAGGCCCGTCTTCCTCAGGAACCATGGCGATGGGCATGAGACCCCCCACTGACAAGGAGCCTCTTCTAGGCCGAGGAGATTCCAAGCCTGGGAAGCTTGTAATGCTGCCATCAGAGAACAAGCCTAAGCGCAGCCACTCATTCGACATGGGCGACTTTGGTGCTTCGCAGTGCCTTAGCTACCCACGGCGCATTAGCAACATTTGGACTAAGAGGAGTCTCTCGGTCAACGGCATGCTCCTGCAGTGTGACGAGAGCGAGGGGGAAGGTGAGAAAGCAACATTTGATAGCTCTGAGTGGGTCATGGAGAGTACAGTCTGA